The Candidatus Vesicomyosocius sp. SY067_SCS001 genome includes a window with the following:
- a CDS encoding 4-phosphoerythronate dehydrogenase, giving the protein MKLVIDDACYAHKEIFSHFGNISTIAGRDITSNSVKNADILIVRSRTKVNHVLLEGSQVKFVGSAVTGLDHIDQNYLKAKGIKFFSAQGCNSMAVAEFVISAIVNLADELDFDYQKKTLGIIGIGNVGARLAKKAKLMGIKTLLNDPPRQMYEHLPNFVDLKTTLSADIVTFHTPLTVNGRHPSYQLLNENNFHYILDKTILFNVARGGIIKESIWQEYKTLANIIDCWEDEPHINLKLQNTAYLATPHIAGHSIDAKFIGSFMVYEALCDFLGKKQDNNIKNLINLDKLFINKNNLKNTLNKIYDFRQDAKAIQDINNFENYRRNYPTRYEWHHFKSKITLPIA; this is encoded by the coding sequence ATGAAATTAGTCATTGACGATGCTTGCTATGCTCATAAAGAAATATTTAGCCATTTTGGTAATATCTCTACCATCGCTGGTAGAGATATTACCTCCAACTCAGTTAAGAATGCAGATATATTAATTGTACGTTCGCGTACTAAAGTTAATCATGTATTATTAGAGGGCAGCCAAGTTAAATTTGTTGGCTCAGCAGTTACTGGGCTAGATCACATTGATCAAAACTATTTAAAAGCTAAAGGTATTAAATTTTTCTCAGCCCAAGGCTGTAATTCAATGGCAGTAGCAGAATTTGTAATAAGTGCTATTGTTAATTTAGCAGATGAATTGGATTTTGACTATCAAAAGAAAACATTAGGGATTATTGGAATAGGAAATGTAGGCGCAAGACTAGCAAAAAAAGCTAAATTAATGGGTATTAAAACCTTGCTTAACGATCCACCACGACAAATGTATGAACACTTGCCAAACTTTGTGGATTTAAAAACAACATTAAGCGCTGATATTGTCACCTTTCATACACCGTTAACTGTTAATGGTAGACACCCATCCTATCAACTTCTAAATGAGAACAATTTTCATTATATCTTGGATAAAACTATTCTTTTTAACGTAGCACGTGGTGGTATAATAAAAGAGTCAATATGGCAAGAATATAAAACACTTGCTAATATTATTGACTGCTGGGAAGATGAGCCACACATCAACCTAAAATTACAAAATACTGCTTATCTAGCTACTCCACACATCGCTGGACACTCAATTGATGCGAAATTTATAGGAAGTTTTATGGTATATGAAGCACTGTGTGATTTTTTAGGTAAAAAACAAGATAACAATATCAAAAATTTAATTAATCTTGATAAGTTATTCATCAATAAAAATAACTTAAAAAATACATTAAATAAAATTTACGATTTTAGACAAGATGCAAAAGCTATTCAAGATATTAATAATTTTGAAAACTATCGCAGAAATTACCCTACTCGTTATGAATGGCATCATTTTAAAAGTAAAATTACCTTGCCAATTGCTTAA
- a CDS encoding Rieske (2Fe-2S) protein — protein sequence MWVKILDKEPKEGEMVEVVIEGKDLFVTLNQGNLYCADNRCPHEDIKLTLGCLKDNRIKCSLHGFSFDLITGNSTHKSVDNLRIYPIKQENNKIYLKL from the coding sequence ATGTGGGTAAAAATTCTAGATAAAGAACCAAAAGAAGGAGAAATGGTTGAAGTTGTTATAGAAGGTAAGGATTTATTTGTTACACTTAACCAAGGTAATTTGTATTGTGCAGATAATCGTTGTCCACATGAAGATATTAAATTAACGTTAGGTTGTTTAAAAGATAATAGAATTAAATGTTCGTTACATGGATTCAGTTTTGATTTAATTACAGGAAATAGTACACATAAAAGTGTAGATAATTTACGTATTTATCCTATCAAGCAAGAAAATAATAAAATTTATTTAAAATTATGA
- a CDS encoding redoxin family protein, producing MITHEKRKTFLQWLLVIIAVFSFRVYQQRNLSSGVIPSFNSKTLSNVVVSSRSNKTTLIHFWATWCRICQLENDNIQTISNDYRVLNIAMQSGSDTDLKAYAKEHDMNINNIINDKSSSLAKLLGIKATPTSLFISKDNQIKFSEVGYVSMLGYRLRLWWTSL from the coding sequence ATGATAACCCATGAAAAAAGAAAAACATTTTTACAATGGCTACTAGTTATTATTGCTGTTTTTAGTTTTCGTGTTTATCAGCAACGTAACTTAAGTAGTGGTGTCATACCCAGTTTTAATAGCAAGACTCTAAGCAATGTAGTTGTCTCATCACGCTCAAATAAGACAACTTTGATACATTTTTGGGCAACTTGGTGTAGAATCTGTCAACTTGAAAATGATAATATACAAACCATAAGCAATGATTATAGAGTGCTTAATATTGCCATGCAATCTGGTTCTGATACCGATTTAAAAGCATATGCAAAAGAGCATGACATGAATATAAATAATATTATTAATGATAAATCTAGCTCTTTAGCAAAACTACTTGGCATTAAAGCCACGCCAACCAGTCTTTTCATCTCAAAGGATAATCAAATTAAATTTAGCGAAGTTGGTTATGTGAGTATGTTAGGTTATCGCTTAAGATTATGGTGGACAAGTTTATGA
- a CDS encoding cold-shock protein, producing the protein MVKKVQGIVAQFGTKGYGFIMGDDGEKYFVHQKNIFNKSRLKVNTRVVFNTQNSEKGWVAMDVNLEKDVKKPNLESKMLSYGAIKSMFVILFIIQAIIVYKIFGW; encoded by the coding sequence ATGGTAAAGAAAGTACAGGGAATAGTTGCCCAATTTGGCACTAAGGGGTATGGTTTTATTATGGGTGATGATGGTGAAAAATATTTTGTTCATCAAAAAAATATTTTTAATAAATCTCGCCTGAAAGTTAATACACGCGTTGTTTTTAATACTCAGAATTCTGAAAAAGGTTGGGTAGCAATGGATGTTAATTTGGAAAAAGACGTTAAAAAACCTAATCTTGAATCTAAGATGTTATCATATGGCGCTATTAAGAGCATGTTTGTTATTTTATTTATTATTCAAGCGATTATTGTTTATAAAATATTTGGGTGGTGA
- the ung gene encoding uracil-DNA glycosylase — MNIQNWHPSIKTLLKTQSIINLKLFLIRQRQAKKVILPNSNNWFKAFELTAFDKVKVVILGQDPYHGVGQAHGLSFSVVHGVKKPPSLNNIFKEIHNDLNINPKQNSNLTRWAIQGVLLLNSVLTVEVNQAASHSNQGWEIFTDSVIETLSKEQQHLVFMLWGAHAKRKSLLIDKNKHLILTSTHPSPLSAYRGFLGCRHFSKTNNYLKIHKQQVINWQ, encoded by the coding sequence ATGAACATACAAAATTGGCACCCAAGTATTAAAACATTACTGAAAACACAATCAATAATAAATTTAAAACTTTTCTTGATACGACAAAGACAAGCTAAAAAAGTTATCCTACCTAATTCTAACAACTGGTTCAAAGCGTTTGAACTAACTGCGTTTGATAAAGTTAAAGTTGTCATTCTTGGACAAGACCCTTATCACGGGGTAGGACAGGCGCATGGTTTGAGTTTTTCAGTAGTTCATGGCGTAAAAAAGCCACCATCGCTTAATAATATCTTTAAAGAAATACATAATGATTTAAATATTAACCCTAAACAAAATAGCAATCTAACTCGTTGGGCAATACAAGGTGTTTTACTGCTTAATAGTGTTTTAACTGTTGAAGTAAATCAAGCGGCTTCTCATTCCAATCAAGGTTGGGAAATATTTACTGATAGTGTTATTGAAACCCTAAGTAAAGAACAGCAACATTTAGTGTTTATGCTTTGGGGCGCCCATGCAAAAAGAAAATCTCTATTGATTGATAAAAATAAGCATTTAATTCTCACTAGCACACATCCTTCTCCTTTGTCAGCATATCGTGGTTTTTTAGGTTGTCGACATTTCTCAAAGACCAATAATTATCTTAAAATACATAAACAACAAGTGATCAACTGGCAATAA
- a CDS encoding anthranilate phosphoribosyltransferase, with translation MKISQPLIHSIIQRIATGPDLSKNIDFEEAKACMLSILRGEINEVQTAIFLIALRMKRETREESKGILAAILCESDQQQVIVDNLVDLGDPYSGYSRSIPISSFLPPLLAELGLPTIIHGLDSVSPKYGLTHRHINEALGLNINNSTKQAKARLEDNSIGWSYIDQENYCQGLHNLVPLRNQIIKRSVINTVETLIGPMRGKKTHSILGYVHKPYPPIYAHLVTASGMDTSLLVRGVEGGVIPSLRQKGLMISYQGLVEQDKVDIDPKLLDIYQDTRAISFPSGLNVYSDIKALADYTVKLGKSALSGEKGLFYDGLVLAASLILWHTRKASSLVEAACITRAALDSGKVLSRL, from the coding sequence ATGAAAATATCTCAACCACTTATACATTCAATTATTCAACGCATAGCAACAGGTCCTGATTTGAGTAAAAATATTGATTTTGAAGAGGCAAAGGCATGTATGCTAAGTATTCTTCGTGGAGAAATTAATGAGGTACAAACAGCTATTTTTTTAATTGCACTACGTATGAAACGTGAAACACGTGAAGAAAGTAAGGGCATTCTTGCTGCTATTCTTTGCGAATCTGATCAACAACAAGTTATTGTTGATAATTTGGTAGATTTAGGTGATCCTTATAGTGGGTACAGTCGTTCAATTCCAATATCATCATTTTTACCGCCATTATTAGCTGAGCTTGGTTTACCTACTATTATTCATGGTTTAGATAGTGTATCGCCAAAGTATGGACTTACTCATCGACATATTAATGAGGCTTTGGGTTTGAATATCAATAACTCAACTAAGCAAGCCAAAGCCCGTCTTGAAGATAACAGTATTGGTTGGTCGTATATTGATCAAGAAAACTATTGCCAAGGTTTGCATAATCTTGTACCTTTGCGTAATCAAATTATTAAGCGTAGTGTAATTAATACTGTAGAAACTTTAATTGGTCCAATGCGCGGAAAAAAAACACATTCTATTTTAGGCTATGTACATAAGCCTTATCCTCCTATTTATGCGCATTTAGTAACCGCTTCAGGTATGGATACATCGTTGTTAGTTCGAGGTGTTGAAGGAGGTGTGATTCCTTCACTTCGCCAAAAAGGGTTAATGATTTCTTACCAAGGTTTAGTTGAGCAAGATAAAGTAGATATCGACCCTAAGTTGTTGGACATCTATCAAGATACTCGTGCTATTTCATTTCCTAGTGGACTAAATGTATATAGTGATATAAAAGCCCTAGCAGATTATACAGTTAAATTAGGAAAATCAGCCTTATCAGGTGAAAAAGGTTTGTTTTATGATGGCTTAGTTTTAGCTGCTAGTTTAATTCTTTGGCATACTAGAAAGGCTAGCTCATTGGTTGAGGCTGCCTGTATAACAAGAGCAGCCTTAGATTCTGGTAAAGTATTGAGTCGTTTATAA
- a CDS encoding transglycosylase SLT domain-containing protein, with protein sequence MSKLLHIVLISLVLSGCFSTPAIQVNNICHLMDEKVSWYQAVKASEKKYGIPMYVQLAIMYQESHFASNARPPRDKLFGVVPWFRQSSAYGFAQIRDITWEWYQLKTGNQNINRDNFNDAINFIGWYANQSNKRSGIDKSDTYNQYLAYHEGHSGFNKQSYLTKPWLIKIATGVDDNAKRYKHQLKQCIQRLDNNNIWRLF encoded by the coding sequence GTGAGTAAACTTTTACATATTGTATTAATCTCATTAGTACTTAGCGGGTGTTTTTCAACACCAGCAATACAAGTAAATAATATTTGTCATTTAATGGATGAGAAAGTTAGTTGGTATCAAGCAGTTAAAGCTAGTGAGAAAAAGTATGGTATACCTATGTATGTGCAATTAGCTATTATGTATCAAGAGTCGCATTTTGCATCAAATGCAAGACCACCAAGAGATAAGTTATTTGGTGTTGTGCCATGGTTTAGACAGAGCAGTGCTTATGGTTTTGCGCAAATTAGAGACATAACTTGGGAGTGGTATCAGTTAAAAACAGGAAATCAAAATATCAATCGTGATAATTTTAATGATGCTATAAATTTTATTGGTTGGTATGCTAACCAGTCCAATAAACGTTCTGGTATTGATAAATCAGATACATACAATCAATATCTTGCTTATCATGAGGGACATAGCGGTTTCAATAAACAAAGTTATCTTACTAAGCCGTGGTTGATAAAAATCGCAACTGGTGTTGATGATAATGCAAAACGTTATAAACATCAACTTAAACAATGCATCCAGCGATTGGATAACAACAATATCTGGAGATTATTCTAA